CCGCTCCGTTCATGGGAGACGGACTGCGGCGCAGGGGAGACTGTGGTGTCCCAGGCTGCTTGGAACCATTCTACCCCAAGCCGCCGCCATCACCTCACCCGCCTTTCCCCCCAGACACTCCCGCAGCGGGCGAGCCCCGCCTCCTGCTTCCGCTTGCGTGTGGCGCCTGCGCCGTGCCCTCGTCGTCCCCCTGCAGGGTACCTTGTGTCGGCTGGGCTATGTCTCTGCGAGTGCTGCGCGGAGTGCCTGGGGTAGCGAGTAAGAGGCGGGCGGAGGGCGGGAGGGGCGGCCTGTGCCGTTGAGGGGGTACTCAgcctctcctccccttcctcacGCAGGGAGTTACGAGCGAGAGGCCGTGGGGTAGTTACCGGCCGCTGGTGGcgctggggctgctgaagggTGCCTAAGATGGCGGCGGTGAGGGGGGACGTGCCCGACCCCAGCTTCTTCAGCCCACAGCTTCCTCCCCCTCTTATCCTATTTTTCTATAGGATTCCTGTttgggggtgggtttttttgttaattcCAGATACTGTTATTCTCCCCTATATTGCAAATGTACTGCTGCCCGGCCTCATTGTTCTGAAGGTTTTCTTATCGTTGCTACAAACTTTTAAACGTTAGTCAAATACTAACGCGTAGTTTAATATTTGTAGACTAGCTGGAGGGAGCCTACTGTGGCTTTGCAAATTGGTCTGTGTCCTTTATGTGAGGAAACAAGTGATTTGTTCATGGAGAAACCCAGGCTGGACAGGTCAGGCCACTTCTCCATCAGAAGTTGAGACTTCTGTGATCTTGCCGATGCAGTATTCCTGAAATAGACAGGAGGGGTGTGTGGCATGTTGGATGCCTTTGTAGGCTCTATTTGGTCATAAGGTTCATGGCAGGATTTGGCTGGTGCTCCTCTTTTCACCCTGAGCATGCCCCAAGTGTCCAGCTCCTGCCACAGGGATGGCTTTGTTTTGATAAACTGTGGTCTGAGGACCACTTGGAAACACTGGATATTACAGGTGTTGGTTGTGCAGCAGCTTTAAAGACCTGCTGGTTTCAACTTCTTTCTAAATTCAGGTATATAATTAGTCGGTTGGTTTTGTGATAGCTCATAAAGGATGAAGGAGTCAAAGATCTGATTGTAGAATGCTGTTTACTGACAGATTGTTCCTCTCGGCTTTTTCAGAGGTACTTAATGTTGAACTTCTGTCACCTCTGTGTCAAGAATTATTTTGGTCAACAGTATCAAGCATTACAAATAGGAAAAGggattttgctgcttctctgttgaCTGAGTTTCATATCAGTACCTTAATCTGACTTTTATTTGAACTTGTGCTAGAGTATCAGCTATAGTTTAATTTTGTAGCTAGCTTCTCTTTCAGCTTGCTGAAGAATGACAGGATGCTTGGCAGGAGTAGAAAGATCCCATGTTTGTGGAAGGAGTAGGCTCCTCCCTGCTGATAGTCCATTATGTCATGCttaaggcaagaaaaaaattactttttccaggGACTGGCAGCAGTTGGCAGCATAGTACTGTTTATGTGACTGTAGGGTTTAGCCTTAAGGCTATGGTATCTTAAGATGAATGAATATGCTGATTGTGGGAATACAAGTGGATTGTAGTGGGGGTGTGTATATAGGTGAGTCAGATCCACGCTGCTTGAGAAAGTTTCCTGATGCGATCTCTTCAGCAAGGTAGAATAATAGTTCTTGCAAGTACTTTGCACCAAGGTTGGTACAGCTAGCATTTCTGTTTGAGTCTTCCTTCTTAAGAAAAGTCAGAGCTCCTTTAGGCACTTCTCCATAGCCAAAATACTTTCAGAGGGTAGTTTATGCTCACTGCGGACATTTGGCTTTTTAACCAAATGCAGAAATAGCAGTCATTTTGAGTGATCTTTGTAAGTACTTGTTGGCTTGTTTATGACTCCTGAATTGTTTCTTGAATTTATTGGAATTACAttattatgagggtggtgagacactggcacaggttgcccagagaagttgtggctgccccatccctggcaatgttcaaagccaggttggatggggctttgagcaacctggtctagtggaagatgtccttgcccatggcaggggaattggaactaggtgatctttaacGTTGttcccaacccaaactgttctgtgatttatGACTTGCAATATTTGTGCACCTCCATTTTTAGTCTACTTGTGAGAACTTTAGGTTTGGATATTAATAGGTTTTCTCCtacatttatgttaaaaaagtaGGGCTTTAAAGGAAagatgtttatatttttaattaaagcatttgCACACAGTTACATAATTGAACTTAAATGTGCTGGAAGTTTGTCCTGCTTTTGACTACCAGCTGAACTGTTTTACCATCATAAGGGAAGCCCAGATACTCTCTACCAGCATTCTGGAAAACCTCTTACTGAGGcaacagtgtttttatttttttaaaactttcttttggGAAAGCAGAAGCTTTTTATGACTCCAAAGCTTCTGGAAATGAGCCAAGACCTGGAAATCGGCAGGTTTCTTGGGGGAGGTTAGGacttttccaggaaaacagaaggtACTGGCCTATGCTAGCATAATTACTATTTAGAGtctaaaatacaagaaaataacaGTGGAGATAACTCAAGCActttaaaatacactgtttaTGTGAACTGAGTTACACAACTAACACAGTTTTGCCTGCATATGTTTCTCGGGCCAAAAATAGTTATCAGTGCTGATTGCTTAGGTGTTCTTGAGTTGAATGTCAAACTAATATCTggagtttgttttccttccctccgCTCCCTGGTTTCTGAAGTTTTCTGAGTTTTTCAGAGGTGCTCTGAACAGTACGACCCTCACACTGATGCTACACATGTCCTTTTGCTTGATAGAGTCATCACTGTTGTGCAGTTTGCGGAGGAGCACCAGCTGTAAGACAGGAGGAAGATCTGAACCTGCTAAGCAGCCACTCAGGAAACCAAAGTTACCAGTAGGTCGCTTTGATGAACCAGAGGAATTCAGTGTAGAGAAGGAACCCTTGGAAAGTAAGTCATGTTTAACAAACTGCAATGCATGTTTTGAAAGCAGGACCTGAGGTGCAGTGCTTATGTTGATTTAAGAAGAGGGATAGGCTTGCAGCACACTTCATATTCACTTGCTAAGCTAAATGGCtctgaaaaaaagagacaggGCAGTGGGAACAAGCTGCAGCAAATGGTGTATAAAGGAAAAAGTCTTCAGGACAACCCACCAAGAAAAACTGTGATCCCTCTCCTCCTGTTGCTACTCAGATTTGCCTAGATGCCCTGACCTATTATCAGCTTTGCCTTTGAGCAAGGCTGGAGCCAGATGTCTGCCAAAGGTGCTTTCCACTATGAACCATGGCATGATTCAAAGTAATGTAGCTGGTATCGGTCTGTTACAGTACAGCTGTGAATTGTGGTGCTAGACTGATATGGGCACCAGCTACTTTTTATCGTCCAAAAAGCCTGTTCTATTTCTTAGTCCACAAGAGGTTTCTGATTCATGCTGTATTTAATGGACAGCCAGTCTCCTAGGTAGTATTTTGCAGGTAGCATTTTGGAAAGCAACAGCAGATACTGAGTTGATTGAGCCACCAAGCGTGTCAGGGGAGACCTAATGAACTGCTGCTGTTCGTGTTGTGTTCCAGTGAACTTAGTGGGGCTGTACTTAGAGAACCTGACAAGATTGAAGCACATGTACATCGCTGCTGAAGTCACTAGAGACATACTCTGATTTTTATCagacaggagaagaaagaatCTCCCTTGTTTTTAATTAGTGATATTCCCATATTTGTTGGATTGACCCTGACCCAAAACACCTTAACTAAAAGTGCTGTCGTGCTTTGTCTTATTCACCACAGTGTgatgttctgctgctgtttgccaggAGTGATAACATGTTTATCTATTTCGAGTCTCTAGGACAAGCTTTTTTAATACATCAGTAGATTACTGTGAATTTCCAGATgacaaaatgactgaaaaattacagtatCATCTCCAAAATAGTTGCAATTTCAGATTGTGACTCACTACAGAACTGACTCAGAGTTGGAGTTACTGTGCAAGCAGCTATTTAATTCTTGTCCTTTTATtcccaagaaaataaatgtcgccgctgcttcatttaaaatgaatgcaTAATCATTATATTTTGCGTTTTGCTTTGTTCTAGGTTTAGTACAAGACTCAAGGTTTCTTTTGGCTTTAAATTTAGTTGTAcctgtatatttttttacatgtaatGCCAGTGATGGTATGTTACAATGACTTCCCATTgtgtttttagagaaaagcGTAAGTTTCAGCTGATGATTTGAATTCCCAGTGCTATGCAGATATAATGGAGAAATGTTTTGAGCTTCTGCATCTACTGTCAGCACATCAGTAGTAATGCATATTGGGATGATGACATCTACAAAATAATACTGAATGCATTTGCACTCCTTGTACTGCCAGAGGAGCTCACACACTGACATTTCCTGTCCTGGTCCACATGAATTTTTAAACAGGCATCACAGGATATCATTCTATACAGCCTGTAGCTACGAGAGTTTCCCTCCATCACtgtccttttcctctgctctccaggacttctgctgttttttcccattttcaaccctgCTTCTCATTACTTGTGTTGCCCACCAGGGCTGAGTGAGGGATACAGCTGAGGGAGCCCCAAGTTACGCATGTGTACAGGAGGCTCTGGGGAATCAGCGagccagggaggttgtgggaTACAGAAGCTTTGGAGAGCCCTGCAGTCTAATGCAGGATGAGAAGACACAGCCTAGGATGGTGCTGTGCCAGAAAGTACTACATGGCTTGGTGATGTCAAGTGGGATGGCCACTGTGCAGCACAGGTGGCATGAGTTTACTACTCTTAAGAGAGAGCCCTGAGTAAGGGAGCACTGAGTAGCATAAGGATATTGAATGTGAGGTGCAGAAAGCTCCATGGTGTTCAAGTAGGTGGCATGAGCTAGGAGGGTACTGGGAATAGAAGCAGCACTGCTCATATGCAAGCTTAGCATATTGCTTACCAGAGAGATCCGAGAACCCCATTCATACCCCATTTACGAAGAGTCACCCTCTCCTGAGCAGGCATCACAGGAACTTAGGGAGCTTGAGCTGTGTTTTAGAAGGTAAAAAGTCTAACTTTAGCCATTTAGGATTTCATAGTGCCTCCTGTGAGAGGGGTGTCTAGTCTGGTGCTGATGGACAAATCGACAACTGTGAAAATACAGTGCTTTAGAGACAAGAATAATAAAATCTTGACTAAAATTCAAACTAAAAAACCCCGAGTGCTTAAAATTAGGACCTaagcaaacacagaaagtgAGCTGGTGTTTGAATGTAGTGAACATAGGTACAGTGTACCTGAAGGGCATGAGTTCTCTCTAGGAATTAATGAGAAACTGGTGCTTCAGTGCCTTTGGACAATGAgttgctttttatttgcataGCTGATCGTATCACATGTATTGCTGACTGGAGTCAAAAAACTCTGACATTACTTTTATATGACTTGGAAATGTTTAACTCAGGATTGCCTTTAAAACAagagaatttattttatatttgaaaaagagaaggcaaacGTCATAGCTGGTGACATTCTGTATTTGTCAACATTATAGGTGTTTTAACAAACTTCCCTTGTCATTTTAGAATTCCCTGATGGAATCAATCCTGTCACAAAAGAGAGGGGTGGACCAAAAGGCCCTGAACCGACACGTTTTGGAGACTGGGAGCGAAAAGGACGTTGTATAGATTTTTAGTGTATAAATGTGTCTGTATAGCTAATAAAACATTTCTAGTTGTTGAAAAATATAATGTACAGAAAAACCTTACCTGGGTTTATTGTGAAGCTGCTTGTTTCGGTCATGTTTGTGATGAATTTTCTGAGAGTTGTTATGTAAATAAACATGATGGTGCAACTCAAATCTTGGAGCTGTTATTTGCTCAAGGTACGCCTGATCTTTAATGCTGTTTATTTATACTATGCAGATGTAAATAGTGATGTGAAATTGTTAGTCAGGAGCAGACTGAGATGTGTAAGGGCTTGGATTTCATGATGTATTTCAACATCTATGTAATGTCTCAAAAGTGCTGGTGGAGTTACGCAGTTCGTGACCTTAGATGCTGTTTATCTCAAGTGCAGCCACCTCCAAAAGAATGTGGTTGGTCTCAGCCTTTTGCACAGTGGTTCATTGGTAAAAGTGACCTTAGGCAAGATCTGTCCCCTCTGTCTCTGTGAGAACAAGCTGGGGTTCCTCTTGTTTGTGGAGAGGCAGTGGAAACTTAAGTTTTATCTCATCTGACTGATGGCTGTGAATGGCAGGATAGAAATGGAGGCTTAATTCTGAGAGGTTCAGCTTCTGATGCTGAGTAGTGTAGAGGTGCTCTGTGCTGGTTTAAGTACAGTGGCTATTTGTCAGTGCTGTTTGTGGTATCTTTTCCTTGATGAATGGAGATGCCAGCTTGAAAACAGGCTAAATACTGCTTGGGGAAGGGTACTATTGCTTTCTGACACCGCCTGGTCAAAGAGCACTGAATACATCAGAAGATCTGATATCACAAGTCTTAAAACTAAGTTACCTGACATTGAACTAAGTATCTTTCAGTCAGTCTTGAGATCAGTTCTTAAATCAAGACTTTGCCCAGTTGAAAATAGTGTAGCAGAGTGCAAATTTCCCACTTGTGTGGGTACTTACTAATATGATCAAGCTGTCATTATTAAAATGTGTGAACATACGCCCAATTTGTTTCTGTGCTAGTTCTTTTTGATAGCCTAAACAAATGGATCTTCTCCAGTCTTCAGctgtaaatgttttcttcatccctttgtctttccttcctaGTGTTTTGCAGATTTTTCAATCTCTTTTTACTGTACATGCTCCAGGTGATATATTCACAGTTCATACTAGCTGGTTTTGCCACAGTACCAGAGTGGGCATTAAAGCTGCATACATTTCGTGGAGAGCCCAGGACTACTTACCTTTCTATGAcccacatttatttttcctgtgtgaaTATTTTTACCTTTTGCTGTGCCAAAGCAAGTTGTATCTGAACTGAAAGACAGCTTTACTTCATGGTGTCTGCTGTTCTGCATTGCTGTGGCTATGTGTAGGCAGGCGTGGCTTTGTTCTGCTTTACCTTTTATTAGAGTGTTACGGTGTGGTAGTCCTGTCACAAATGTGTACAAACTCCCTAGAACTCACTCAACTTGCAGCCAGTGGGGGAGCTCCCCACTAAAAGCTACTTTGTTTGTATACCTGATGTGTGTTGACATAGTATTGTCTTAGCTGTGAGTCAAGATTTTTGTCTCACTGCAGCGGTGCGCTACCAAAGCATTAAGACTGTTCAGTAAAGCTTATCAACCAAATACCTTGCTAAAGAGCAAAATGACGTTTACTAAAGCCTGCTTTTCATATGAGGTGGTAACTGGTGGTAATTACATTTTGAACCTTTAATCTTCTACGAATTTAAATTCTGCAGCATGGTTTAGACGGTGTGTTTATTTGACCGGAGTTGGTCTGTTTTCCTACCAAAGCTATTTTAGTTCCTCTTCGATAGTGTGCTAGTTCAAATCTCCCAAAATCTGTTGACATTTTCAGTTACCTTAATATGTGCTGAGTCAGCTGTCTTTAAACCTTAATATATACAGTTCATTAAAATACTTCTAGTAATGCTTTGCCTCTTCGCTTGCTGGTGGGTTGGAAAACACTTCATCACACAATGCGCcatgttttcaaagcagaacttttaatttgaaacttctgccttttctgtatcattattaACAGGCAGAACATCTTAACTGGGCAAGAGGCAGTAATGCTAACACAGCTATTGTATTTTTGAATTCTGAATCTTACTCTCCTCATCTACGGATGGTTGCATGAGTTCTTGCCAGGTTCTCACCTTCCAAGCACACACTGTGAACCTTTACCTACCTCAACCTCCTCACATTCCTGGTTTTCAATTCTAGTTGCTTCTTTCAGCATggacagcagctgcagaattGTGCCTGTTTGAATTAGCACGCAAAGGACCAGCCTcacttttctgtgctttcctttaTGTTCCAGTTAGTTCCCTCCCATCTCCACCTGCTTTGTGATTAAGACCCGAGCGCTGTCCAGGCCCCTTGGTAtctgcagatgcctgcctctCAGCACTCCTGGCCCACCCTCCCATCTGAGGAGGACCTGGGATTTGGAAGTTACTTCTCGAGAGTGTTGTCTGTACCAACAAGAGTGCCTCAGAAAGGCAGGGGTCTTGATTCCTTTCTCAGAATAAGAATGCCCTTGCTAATCAGTGTTGTGAATAGCTGTCAGGGAGTCTGCGCTCAGGAAATGGAGGATACTGCTTCGGTCTTGAGGAGTTTCAGGCCCTCCTTCCTGGCCAGTGCCAGTAACCACCAggtatttgtttcatttgtttagGGAATGTGTCAGGAAGAGATAAGTCACTGAGCTTTTGGGCAAAATAACATGTAACTGCCAAATAAGGGAAGCCAGGGGGCCTTTCTATGTGCTCTGTCAATCTGGCATTACCAAACAGAGCAGCCCTAGGCTCTGGTCATGATTAAGTCTAAAATAACATCCCACAGAATTACTTGTCCTACCTGTCAAATCAAGTCATAGTTTGAAGGTTTGAATGCAACAGCTAACACGAGGATATTTTACATAGGGCGTAAACAATTGTTTCTGCAGTGTCTGCCATTGCCAAAGCACTCCAGCACATTTTAAGtgctgccttcctcctcttcccaggtGATTAATGTTAATGATTCACCGGGATACAGCATTAGGGTATGGCAATGGCTCATGGCACTAGCCATTAGATGGGCCACAGCTATGTTTTTATCATAAACGCTGATTGAATCTATTTTTGTAGCTCTCTGTTGGTATAAACAGTGCAAAGCAGCAGGGGTTGTATCCGCTTGCTGTTAGATTCCTGGGAGACAAAGGAAAGTTGTTCTGCCAGCATGAGCAGATTCTGAGAGTACTGGAggatgctgttgctgctcctttctggtttctttaCCAAAAGTTGTATTTCTGAAgaaggttttctcttttaaagttCAACTTGTTTCTGCTAGTTTGCATAGATACCTCTGGCACATTATTAAAATGACAAAGCCTTTATTGTTTGAAGGAATTGCTCTGTGATTACCTtattacaaaatacataaaGTTACACTCTACAGTTAATGTTTGCTTTATATTGCCTTGTTTGGAAAGTACATATTTCAGTGCTGATTTTACTGAGTTATAGTGCAGGGTTTATTGTCTAGTGAAACAGTAAAATTACCCTTTATGGCAGCAGATGTTTATAAAGAACTGTAGAATGTCATTATAAAACtttactgctttttcagttgATTGCAAGAAATGATCACAGATTTGAGCTCTCTGTAGTGATGGCTGTTACATGTCTTGTTATGACACTTGGTTTGGTATAGTCATTTAAAAAGGACCACAACAGTTTGTTCTGTAGTGTCAGGAAAATAGCATAATTGTATTCATTCATAAGAGAGGAAGATTTGGAACTCCTGTGGTCTTTGTCATTGTTCATTAGTCACTAACATTGCATCAAACATACCAAAGTGTAAGGAAATGGTTTGAGGTGTGTTTCTGTGTGCTAATGGCAATCAAAACCATCAAAACGTGTGGCTGCTTTCATGCTGTTGTAACATGCAATATGACAATACCTCTGTGTAGCTGGTGGTTGGTGTTCCGTGTCAGAGCAGTTGAGATGTGCAGTCTACATTGTAATGTGGGTATGGCAGTTCTCACTCCTACATTTTGGTAGTGTGTAAGCTTCCCAAGGACTTCTGTTGCAGAAAGGGTGTCACAGTAGAAATTGGATCATCATTATAAAATCAGGTTTTGGCAAATCCGAGAAAAGATCTCTATTTAAAACAAGTGCTGTGAAGAGCAGAACTAAAGAAGTCTTGTTGCTTGTGAATGTCCTACATCTCCTGTAGCTCCAGTGTCTTCCTCCATGTATCCCCGTTGTCATTGACAAGACATTGTCCCCACCAGGCAGGAGACCAGCATCTTTCTGCCTGCCCTTCCCTGCCTGGGGCATTACTTGTTCCTCATTCCCAGCTATGGTAAGTTAATTACCTTGGAAACTACTCTCTCCTTGACACCTTTTCAGAACAGGTTGAAATTACTCACTGGCTTCTGGAGTCATGGGGCAGTGCAGATACTGGCTTTACATCCTCTGAAAACCAGGCTGATGAATAACTTTGACCATAtgtatttccttcagaaatattcagcatctctctgcatttttctgctgcaaGCAGAGCTTTTCATTCCCTTCAGAGAACATCCGGAATGCCAGTTAGAGCTTAGAGCAGTAAGACTTTGACATCATTTTCCAAGCATTAAATCTTCCAGTCAGCTGTAGTCTCGAGCCTGTAAAATACCACATATTTTAATGCTGCCATTTTTAGGATGAGCGTGTTCTAATAAGTTCTTTAAGGTCCATACTTAACAAATAAATTTATAATAAACTGACATACCTGGCCATCAAAACACCATTATAATTTTCAAATGTTAGTCTCTGACAGAATTAGGTGAGCTATGAAGTGAACTGGTGTTCAGATTAATTCTAGAAGCCAGATACTGAGCTCTTGTTTATACTGGGACTCTTTCCTAATCAGCTGTTTTAAACCAGAGTGACTTATGTAGCCATCTGTGCTTGCTTCATAATTAGTTGCAGTGGAGCCTCTGCAGAGTAGTCCATCTTAGCACAGGGAGATGAATTCCTCATTACAGATGGTGAATGGGAGGAAGTGCATCCCCTCAGTTAAACTTCAGAGGCTGCCTAAACAGCTGTCCTAAGCAAGATGCCATTGGAGAGCTGTCAGCTTCGTGGTGGGGACAGCAGAGAAACGGGGTGTTGGTGACTCCGAGGTGTGAATTGCCCACTGCCTTCTCCAAGGGAGGTTTGCAGTGAGGCAGCGGacctgcagttctgctgctgcctgagcccatccccagcactgctggcaggGAAGGGGGCGGGGCGTTCAGGGCCAGCTCTTGAGCACCTTGGAACAGCAAGTTCTCTTCCCCTAAAACGAGAGGAAGAACGCTGTACCAGGGACTTTAAATTCCTTCTGCCTGTCTACCTGCCAAACAAATGTCTACCACATGATACAGCCAGGAGGGTAACACTGAATATATTTATACTGGGTAAAAGCAAGTATCTCAAACCTAGGAAttggtggggattttttttccccagtaggGAGGGGATGAAGTGTGTCAACCTAAAAGCTAAGCTGTCCTCATCTGCTGTGCTGCCAAAAGAGAGGGAGCCAAGATCAAGATAAAACTGGTCGACTaggaagaaatacatatttgctCAGCAAAGCCTTGGTCTGTGTGACTTCCTCGTGAGAGGTCAAAGAACAAAGGGTGGTGTGTTTCCAGTTTGAAAGCTGGCGGAAAATTTACCATCACTCAGAAGATACCTAAGCAAATGTTGCTTGGCTCAGGGAACATCCTGCTTTTAGCCTGCTTTTTACCTCAGGGCTTTCACTTGCAACTTCCACAGTATGCCTGTGATCTTCAGGCAGGGTACTTTTGCAGATGTTTTCCTTGCGATAGGACTGCGGTATAATGACAGGTGAGTGTTTGGTCTGGCAGGCTGTCACATCATCCTCCCTGTATATGGCGAAATAATTTTTTCTGCCTGGTAATGACAGCTACAGCTCTTTTATTATGAAATTGCATGCTATTTAATCCTGCTTTTGATTTTTGCCATCCTTGCAGCCATTTCTATATAGGTACCCATAGCTCTTCCGTAGTAGTAACAGGATACTCCATAAAATTAATCCCACAATGCAGGtgcttctccctctctctcctttctctaGAGGAAATCTGTTAATAATTCATCTTTTGTATGTGAAGATCTTGTTGACAGTAGAATAAAAGGATAAGCCCCATGGACTGGAACTCCTCCAGTTGCATGTGACTCTCAAATACGAATTccttatttcattaaaatgtagCTTTTGTGGGAAGTGAAGGATGCAAAGAGGGAGACAGTGATGCCTCTGAGAAATAGCACCAGTCTTCCTGAAAGTTTGACACATAAATCCAAACTCATGTTAAGGTCTCCTTGCACTGGCCATGGGTGAAGGTCCCAAACAAGCTGGGACAAGGGCACTCCCAAAACAAGTCACTTGGGTAGGTTTACAGGCTGATGGCTCTGTTTGCAGAGAAATCCCATGCTAAGGTAGGACAGACTTGGCTGGCAGGTATATTATAGGATCACCTGTGAATGACTACTTTGGCCAAAACCATCTCTTAAAAGGCACCGTTTTGAGTAAATGGGCTTCCCAGAACAAAGTGACATCACCAGTGATGCACATGGCTGCTGCATGTGATGTCAGCTCAGACACTGGACCTGACCCTCTCATTTGAGTACCAACACAGTTGTTTGTAATAGTGCAAGGTTGCTCTCTGAGCCAGGCAGCTACCTTCTTGTCCTGTACATTGTCTCCATTTTGAAGATAAGCTGGGCTTTATTCCTTCTTAAGAACAGGGGTCTCAAAGAGGTCCCTGTAcctgctgctgttttgaaagTGCTGTGTCTTCTTGTCCCCTCACCCAGGAAGACTTCTGGTGGGAGAGCACCTGGCAGGGGGAGGCTGAGTGACACACTGAACAGGAGCAGGGGACAAGCAAATGCACATTGGTCAGCTGATGACCAG
This window of the Melopsittacus undulatus isolate bMelUnd1 chromosome 3, bMelUnd1.mat.Z, whole genome shotgun sequence genome carries:
- the SDHAF4 gene encoding succinate dehydrogenase assembly factor 4, mitochondrial; the encoded protein is MSLRVLRGVPGVAKSSLLCSLRRSTSCKTGGRSEPAKQPLRKPKLPVGRFDEPEEFSVEKEPLEKFPDGINPVTKERGGPKGPEPTRFGDWERKGRCIDF